In Pirellulales bacterium, one DNA window encodes the following:
- a CDS encoding non-canonical purine NTP pyrophosphatase, with translation MARPLLILGTHNRKKGIELVDLLAPVGLELRTLADLPDAIEVVEDGDTFQANARKKAIEQAIHLKKWVLGEDSGLAVDALGGLPGVYSARYSGAGATDDSNNQKLLLELAEAPPSKRAAHYVCHAVIASPVGEIMAEAVGYCHGVMLATPAGAGGFGYDPLFEIREYHRTFGELGSTAKACLSHRARAIGQLIPRLRQLVAAGEWT, from the coding sequence ATGGCGCGACCGCTGCTGATTCTCGGCACCCACAACCGCAAAAAAGGCATCGAGCTGGTGGATCTGCTCGCGCCAGTCGGTTTGGAGCTGCGCACATTGGCCGATCTGCCAGACGCCATCGAAGTGGTGGAAGACGGCGATACCTTTCAGGCCAACGCTCGCAAAAAGGCGATCGAACAGGCGATTCATCTGAAAAAATGGGTGCTCGGCGAAGATAGCGGATTGGCGGTTGATGCCCTCGGTGGACTCCCAGGCGTCTACTCGGCGCGCTACTCCGGCGCCGGCGCCACCGACGACTCCAATAATCAAAAGCTGTTGTTGGAATTGGCCGAGGCGCCACCGTCAAAACGCGCGGCGCACTATGTGTGTCATGCGGTCATTGCTAGCCCTGTTGGCGAAATCATGGCCGAAGCGGTCGGCTATTGCCACGGCGTCATGCTCGCCACGCCGGCCGGCGCGGGCGGTTTTGGCTACGACCCGCTGTTCGAAATTCGCGAGTATCACCGCACATTCGGCGAACTAGGCTCCACCGCCAAAGCCTGCCTGAGTCATCGCGCGCGGGCCATCGGCCAGTTGATCCCCCGTCTCCGGCAACTCGTCGCAGCGGGCGAGTGGACGTAG
- a CDS encoding DUF433 domain-containing protein: MDPQVCHGQACIRGTRIMVSVVLDNLAAGVEIPEIITSYPPLTDPDIRAAIAYGADLARDQVVALPSGVL, from the coding sequence GTGGACCCACAAGTCTGTCACGGACAGGCGTGCATTCGGGGCACACGGATCATGGTTTCTGTCGTATTGGATAATCTCGCGGCCGGAGTGGAGATCCCGGAGATTATTACCAGCTACCCTCCGTTGACCGACCCTGACATTCGCGCGGCAATTGCCTACGGCGCCGACTTGGCCCGCGATCAAGTGGTGGCGTTGCCGTCTGGTGTCTTGTGA
- a CDS encoding adenylosuccinate synthase codes for MPGTCVIGLQWGDEAKGKIVDLLTEHHDLVVRYQGGANAGHTVVTGGQTYKLSLIPSGILRPSVACVIASGVVINPQTLLEEIDGLASRGVPVHKSLLISDRAHVIFPWHAEEDRLTEAQSTGEAIGTTLRGIGPCYRDKVGRSHAIRLGDLYHASFPERLTRIAADKQRMLAALQPGVEPKPLSAEKIHRDYAAFAERLQPFVTDTTSYLLDAVEAGKRVLFEGAQGTMLDVDHGTYPYVTSSNSSGVGITGGSGVPSRYLEKTIGIVKAYTTRVGGGPFPTEQDNDIGQHIRDRGNEYGTVTRRPRRCGWFDAVATRYSARLSGVDTICVMLLDVLSMLPQIQVCVAYELDGRRITNFPSHVDDLRRAQPVYETLPGWQQEITDVRKYSDLPENARRYLKRISEVVGRPIEIASVGPDREQTILVK; via the coding sequence GTGCCCGGCACGTGCGTAATTGGCCTGCAATGGGGCGACGAGGCCAAGGGCAAAATCGTCGACCTCTTGACCGAGCACCACGACCTTGTGGTGCGCTACCAGGGGGGCGCCAACGCCGGGCATACCGTCGTCACCGGCGGCCAAACCTACAAACTCTCGCTGATTCCCAGCGGCATACTCCGGCCAAGCGTCGCCTGCGTCATCGCCAGCGGCGTTGTCATCAATCCGCAGACCTTACTTGAAGAAATCGACGGCTTGGCCAGCCGTGGCGTCCCGGTCCACAAGAGTTTGCTCATCAGCGATCGCGCTCATGTCATCTTCCCCTGGCACGCCGAGGAAGACCGGCTCACCGAGGCGCAAAGCACGGGCGAGGCGATCGGCACCACGCTGCGCGGCATCGGCCCCTGTTATCGCGACAAGGTCGGCCGCTCGCACGCGATCCGCCTGGGCGATCTGTACCACGCCAGTTTCCCGGAGCGACTGACTAGAATCGCCGCCGACAAGCAGCGGATGCTGGCCGCGCTACAGCCCGGCGTTGAACCCAAGCCGCTCAGCGCCGAGAAAATCCACCGCGACTACGCTGCCTTCGCCGAACGACTCCAGCCGTTCGTCACCGACACTACCAGCTATTTGCTCGATGCCGTGGAAGCTGGCAAGCGCGTCCTCTTCGAAGGCGCTCAAGGCACCATGCTCGATGTCGATCACGGCACGTATCCCTACGTCACCAGCAGCAATAGCTCTGGCGTCGGCATCACCGGAGGTTCCGGCGTCCCCAGTCGGTATCTCGAAAAAACCATCGGCATCGTCAAGGCCTACACCACCCGCGTGGGCGGCGGACCGTTTCCCACCGAGCAAGACAACGACATCGGCCAGCACATTCGCGATCGCGGCAACGAATATGGCACTGTCACCCGCCGGCCGCGGCGCTGCGGTTGGTTCGACGCCGTCGCCACGCGCTATTCGGCTCGACTCTCGGGCGTCGACACCATCTGCGTCATGCTGCTCGATGTGCTGAGCATGCTCCCCCAAATTCAAGTCTGCGTCGCCTACGAACTCGACGGGCGGCGGATCACCAACTTTCCTAGCCATGTCGACGACTTGCGTCGCGCCCAGCCCGTGTACGAAACGTTGCCCGGCTGGCAGCAAGAGATCACCGACGTTCGCAAATATTCCGATTTGCCGGAAAATGCCCGTCGCTATTTGAAGCGGATCAGCGAGGTGGTCGGGCGTCCCATTGAGATCGCCTCGGTCGGTCCCGATCGCGAACAAACCATCCTGGTGAAGTGA
- a CDS encoding PhoH family protein gives MIEQTIAVTDPRSLLSLFGTRDQHLRKIRETLAVNISARDHQIHIAGEKEAVAQAAEVIEQLKAFVERFGAPSGEDVARALATVRHGAAPAEAPLIDVFSPGRAVRPRTPGQTRYVQAIRDHELTLGVGPAGTGKTYLAVAMAIAALKQESIRKIVLVRPAVEAGESLGFLPGDLHAKINPYLRPLLDALAEMVDYDQLKSYMESDVIEVIPLAYMRGRTLNEAFIILDEAQNTTIPQMKMFLTRMGRGSKIVVSGDTTQIDLPTHTSSGLIDALRRLEGIEGIAEVRMTGADIVRHRLVQQILKAYEEEPHKPR, from the coding sequence ATGATCGAACAGACCATTGCGGTCACCGACCCCCGTAGCCTGCTCTCGCTGTTCGGGACGCGCGACCAACACCTGCGAAAAATCCGCGAGACGTTGGCCGTCAACATCTCTGCCCGCGATCACCAGATTCACATCGCGGGCGAAAAAGAGGCGGTCGCTCAAGCGGCGGAAGTGATTGAACAGCTCAAAGCGTTCGTCGAGCGCTTTGGCGCCCCCTCGGGCGAAGACGTCGCCCGTGCCTTGGCGACCGTTCGGCACGGAGCGGCTCCCGCCGAGGCCCCGCTGATCGACGTTTTCAGCCCCGGGCGGGCAGTTCGGCCACGCACGCCAGGGCAAACCCGCTATGTGCAGGCCATTCGAGATCACGAATTGACGCTCGGCGTCGGACCGGCCGGCACAGGCAAAACCTACCTCGCGGTGGCCATGGCCATCGCCGCCCTCAAGCAAGAGTCAATCCGCAAGATTGTCCTGGTCCGGCCTGCCGTCGAAGCGGGCGAGAGCCTGGGCTTTCTGCCCGGCGATCTACATGCCAAGATAAATCCCTATCTGCGGCCCCTGTTAGACGCGTTGGCCGAGATGGTCGATTACGACCAACTGAAAAGCTACATGGAATCGGATGTGATCGAGGTGATTCCGCTGGCCTACATGCGTGGCCGCACCCTCAACGAGGCCTTCATCATCCTCGACGAGGCTCAAAACACCACGATTCCGCAAATGAAAATGTTCCTCACCCGCATGGGCCGTGGCTCCAAGATCGTTGTCTCGGGCGACACCACGCAGATCGACCTGCCGACGCATACCTCCAGCGGCTTGATCGATGCCCTGCGCCGGTTGGAAGGCATCGAAGGCATCGCCGAGGTGCGAATGACCGGGGCCGACATTGTGCGGCACCGGTTGGTGCAACAGATCCTCAAGGCGTACGAAGAAGAGCCGCACAAGCCGCGCTAA
- a CDS encoding hemolysin family protein: MSLLLILLTVAMLLLAGVAALMNRALRDFSMRELEQLCEHHIRPNLLGAVMRRQERVELVTELVCLASVVIAAIAAAASMLLRPDARPLMLAPVAMVLVLAAWLAIIWIAAPIARLSATKIVFYGWPAWYGATMLFLPASLIGRAIEQVVFRLAGREPQPPTEETLEDEIRTIVTEGQREGLLEEDAREMIESVMELGDALVAEVMTPRPDMLTLTANATLETAAALFVDAGHSRIPVYDKNRDDVAGVLYIKDLLAEMIKPADSQATTIAGILRPPVFVPETKPIDDLLEEFQRHRNHIAIVLNEFGGVAGLVTIEDILEEIVGEIVDEHDDEEAEAIRRIDDRTCEVSARTHLEEINEQLGIALEENGVDTVGGFVFSELGRVPRPGEQVVYKNVRLTVLEVKHRRVERIRIEVLDEAPSESI; this comes from the coding sequence ATGAGTCTCTTATTGATCCTGTTGACGGTAGCCATGCTCTTGCTGGCCGGCGTAGCGGCGCTGATGAATCGCGCGCTCCGCGATTTCTCCATGCGCGAGCTGGAGCAACTCTGCGAGCATCATATCCGGCCCAATCTCCTGGGAGCGGTGATGCGCCGGCAGGAGCGTGTCGAATTGGTCACCGAACTGGTCTGCTTGGCCTCCGTCGTGATCGCCGCCATCGCCGCCGCGGCGTCTATGTTGCTCCGTCCCGACGCTCGCCCGCTGATGCTGGCGCCCGTCGCGATGGTCCTGGTATTGGCGGCGTGGTTGGCCATCATCTGGATTGCGGCCCCCATCGCGCGGCTTAGCGCGACCAAGATCGTCTTTTACGGCTGGCCAGCCTGGTACGGCGCAACCATGCTCTTCTTGCCGGCCAGCCTGATTGGCCGCGCCATCGAGCAGGTGGTCTTTCGCCTGGCCGGTCGCGAGCCACAGCCACCTACCGAAGAAACCCTGGAAGATGAAATCCGCACCATCGTCACCGAAGGCCAGCGCGAGGGGCTCTTGGAAGAAGACGCCCGCGAAATGATCGAAAGCGTCATGGAGCTGGGCGACGCGCTCGTCGCCGAGGTGATGACTCCGCGGCCCGACATGCTCACCCTCACGGCAAACGCCACCCTGGAGACGGCCGCCGCGCTCTTTGTCGACGCCGGTCATTCCCGCATCCCGGTCTACGACAAAAATCGAGACGACGTGGCCGGCGTGCTCTACATCAAGGACTTGCTCGCCGAGATGATCAAGCCCGCCGACAGCCAGGCCACGACCATTGCCGGAATCTTGCGGCCGCCCGTCTTCGTGCCAGAAACCAAGCCCATCGACGACCTGCTCGAAGAATTTCAGCGACATCGCAACCACATCGCCATTGTCCTCAACGAGTTTGGCGGCGTGGCGGGCTTGGTCACTATCGAAGACATTCTCGAAGAAATCGTGGGCGAAATTGTCGACGAGCACGACGATGAAGAGGCGGAGGCAATTCGCCGCATCGACGACCGCACCTGCGAAGTCTCCGCCCGCACCCATCTGGAGGAGATCAACGAGCAGCTTGGCATCGCGCTCGAAGAGAACGGCGTCGACACTGTCGGCGGATTCGTCTTCAGCGAGTTGGGCCGTGTTCCCCGGCCCGGCGAGCAGGTGGTCTATAAGAACGTGCGGCTCACGGTGCTCGAAGTCAAGCATCGCCGCGTGGAGCGCATCCGCATCGAAGTGCTCGACGAGGCGCCCAGCGAATCGATCTGA
- a CDS encoding metalloregulator ArsR/SmtB family transcription factor codes for MLDAEISPRGVKDLVRVFKLLSDGTRLRILLYLIQRGELNVRDLCERLAQSQPAVSHHLALMRMAGLVDCRRAGKHNFYRVLPERFQRLLDLIFENTPPAERQIRFHDYVLSQLTAEA; via the coding sequence ATGCTCGACGCCGAAATCTCCCCCCGCGGCGTCAAAGACCTGGTGCGGGTCTTCAAGCTGCTTTCCGACGGCACTCGCCTGCGGATCCTGCTCTATCTCATCCAGCGCGGCGAACTCAACGTGCGCGACTTATGCGAGCGGTTGGCGCAAAGCCAGCCGGCGGTGAGCCATCACCTGGCCCTGATGCGCATGGCGGGATTGGTCGATTGCCGCCGTGCCGGCAAACACAATTTTTATCGGGTGCTGCCGGAGCGATTTCAACGATTGCTCGATTTGATCTTCGAAAATACTCCCCCCGCCGAACGCCAGATTCGTTTTCACGACTACGTGCTGAGCCAACTGACCGCCGAGGCCTAG
- a CDS encoding amidohydrolase — protein MIATTARKYQSFSARCILVIFGLIYCVVSPSRAMATDTPAEWAKSHIQELVQFYQGLHRAPELSFQEKRTAEKMAAELRAIGAIVTTDVGGHGVVGVLKNGPGVSLLMRADMDALPVSEQTQLPYASQVKVQDEQGAEVGVMHACGHDIHMTSLVGVARYLATHKDQWSGTAIFVFQPAEERGAGARAMLTDPWFARLGTPDYALALHVDSSLATGKVGFRAGFTLANVDSVDVTLKGRGGHGAYPHMTVDPIVQAAYLIVDLQSIVSREIRPTNPAVITVGSIHGGSKHNVIGDECHLQITVRSYSDEVRKHLLEAIRRKANAVAQSCRAPAPVIQVSEGTPALENDVQLVERVTPVFRHVLGPENVVPSEPSMGGEDFSEFGRAGIPIFMFRLGAVDPERLARYKQLGVDPPSLHSALFYPDPVETLQTGVTAMTAAALDLLQPSK, from the coding sequence ATGATAGCGACCACTGCCCGCAAATATCAATCCTTCTCCGCCCGATGCATCCTAGTCATTTTCGGACTAATTTATTGCGTGGTTTCGCCGTCCCGCGCAATGGCCACCGATACCCCCGCCGAATGGGCCAAGTCTCACATCCAAGAGTTGGTGCAGTTCTATCAAGGGCTGCATCGCGCCCCCGAGTTGTCGTTTCAAGAAAAGCGGACGGCCGAAAAGATGGCCGCCGAACTCCGCGCCATTGGGGCCATCGTGACCACTGATGTCGGCGGACATGGCGTGGTCGGCGTTTTGAAAAACGGCCCCGGCGTTTCGTTGCTGATGCGCGCCGACATGGACGCGCTCCCCGTGAGCGAACAAACGCAGTTGCCCTATGCTTCCCAGGTCAAAGTCCAGGATGAGCAAGGCGCCGAAGTGGGGGTGATGCACGCCTGCGGGCATGACATCCATATGACCAGCCTGGTTGGTGTAGCTCGCTACTTGGCGACGCATAAAGACCAGTGGTCAGGGACCGCGATTTTCGTTTTTCAGCCCGCCGAAGAACGGGGCGCCGGCGCGCGAGCCATGCTCACCGATCCCTGGTTCGCACGACTCGGGACTCCAGATTACGCACTGGCCCTGCATGTCGATTCGTCATTGGCCACCGGCAAGGTGGGCTTTCGCGCCGGTTTCACCTTGGCCAACGTCGATAGCGTCGATGTCACGCTGAAGGGACGCGGTGGGCACGGCGCCTATCCACACATGACGGTTGATCCTATCGTGCAGGCGGCATACCTGATTGTCGATTTGCAATCGATTGTCAGCCGCGAAATACGCCCCACAAACCCCGCAGTTATCACGGTGGGCTCAATTCATGGTGGATCCAAGCACAACGTCATTGGCGACGAGTGCCACCTGCAGATCACCGTTCGCAGCTATTCCGACGAGGTGCGTAAGCATCTGCTCGAAGCGATTCGCCGCAAGGCGAACGCGGTAGCGCAAAGCTGCCGAGCGCCGGCGCCCGTCATACAAGTCTCGGAGGGCACCCCGGCGCTCGAAAACGACGTTCAACTGGTTGAACGGGTCACTCCGGTGTTTCGGCACGTCCTCGGACCCGAAAACGTCGTTCCCTCCGAGCCGTCGATGGGGGGCGAGGATTTCAGCGAGTTTGGCCGGGCAGGCATCCCAATCTTCATGTTCCGGTTGGGCGCCGTCGATCCCGAGCGACTTGCCCGCTACAAGCAATTGGGGGTCGATCCGCCGTCATTGCACTCCGCCCTCTTTTACCCCGATCCGGTGGAAACGTTGCAAACCGGCGTGACGGCCATGACCGCCGCCGCGCTCGATCTGCTTCAACCGTCAAAGTAG
- a CDS encoding DUF5615 family PIN-like protein, which produces MKFKVDENLPREAATLLNQAGYDACTVADQSLGGRADHEIATVCRSEQRVLVTMDRGFGDVRHYPPGQSPGILILKSRQQDTRSVVSLLNRVIPMFRTQNLGCELWIVDESGVRIRH; this is translated from the coding sequence GTGAAATTCAAAGTCGATGAGAACCTTCCACGTGAAGCGGCGACATTGCTCAATCAGGCCGGCTACGACGCATGCACTGTGGCTGATCAATCGCTTGGCGGCCGCGCCGATCATGAAATCGCCACGGTTTGCCGATCGGAACAGCGAGTGTTGGTCACAATGGATCGAGGTTTTGGGGACGTGCGCCATTATCCCCCAGGCCAGTCCCCCGGGATACTCATACTCAAATCGCGGCAACAGGACACGCGCAGCGTCGTGTCGCTCCTCAATCGTGTCATTCCAATGTTTCGCACTCAAAACCTGGGTTGCGAACTGTGGATAGTTGATGAATCGGGCGTCCGCATCCGCCATTGA
- a CDS encoding phosphatidate cytidylyltransferase, with product MLRWRLLMSVVFIAGLVGLIWLDAQAATPGSWLMPLALAVSVLACEEMLQLLAARDLRPAPWVCYLGCLSIVASNYASIWATGPLTRLEWTLTAFALSLLASFFAEMRRYERPGQTMERLGAAVLTLGYVGVLLSFVVQMRLLGPNGAYGIAALASLVIVVKMCDIGAYTVGRLVGRTKLAPTLSPGKTIEGCAGGIAFALFGAWVWQSMLLPALVTATPETTSSPPTWGWIAFGLLVGLAGMLGDLAESLIKRDVGRKDSSSWMPGFGGVLDVIDSILIAAPVAYLCWIFHLVGP from the coding sequence ATGCTTCGCTGGCGATTGCTGATGAGCGTGGTGTTCATCGCCGGGCTGGTCGGCCTGATCTGGCTCGATGCCCAGGCAGCCACCCCTGGCAGTTGGCTCATGCCGCTCGCGCTGGCGGTTTCGGTGCTCGCCTGTGAGGAAATGCTCCAACTATTGGCCGCGCGCGATTTGCGTCCCGCCCCATGGGTTTGCTATCTCGGCTGCTTGTCGATCGTGGCCAGCAATTACGCCAGCATCTGGGCTACCGGCCCGTTGACCCGCCTGGAATGGACACTTACGGCGTTCGCCCTTTCGCTCCTGGCCTCCTTCTTTGCCGAAATGCGCCGCTATGAGCGCCCCGGCCAAACGATGGAAAGGTTGGGCGCCGCGGTGCTCACGCTCGGCTATGTCGGCGTGTTGCTCAGTTTCGTCGTGCAGATGCGCTTACTTGGTCCCAATGGCGCCTACGGCATTGCGGCGCTCGCCTCGCTGGTCATCGTGGTCAAAATGTGCGACATCGGCGCCTACACCGTGGGCCGACTTGTGGGCCGCACCAAACTCGCGCCCACGCTCAGCCCGGGCAAAACCATCGAGGGCTGCGCCGGCGGCATTGCCTTTGCACTGTTCGGCGCCTGGGTATGGCAGTCGATGCTGCTTCCCGCGCTGGTGACTGCTACTCCGGAAACTACTTCCTCGCCACCCACCTGGGGTTGGATTGCCTTTGGCCTGTTGGTCGGCTTGGCCGGCATGCTTGGCGATCTGGCCGAGTCGCTCATTAAGCGCGATGTGGGCCGCAAGGATTCCAGTTCCTGGATGCCCGGATTTGGCGGCGTGCTCGATGTGATCGACTCCATCCTCATCGCCGCGCCGGTGGCCTATTTGTGCTGGATTTTCCATCTGGTGGGGCCCTGA
- a CDS encoding isoprenyl transferase yields the protein MPRHVAIIMDGNGRWAQAQGLPRIEGHRRGVASVRRTTEECARLGIEQLTLYCLSSENWKRPQPELDFLMHLLEQYMIEERSVLLDENIRLAVIGRREGIPAEVLAEIDKTIEMTAANSGLRLCLAINYGARGEIVDAVRQIASQVQSGQLSPSAIDETTIADHLYTAGMPDPDLLVRTAGEMRISNYLLWQISYAEIWVTSKFWPEFDERALHQAIRDFADRDRRFGGLNE from the coding sequence ATGCCGCGGCACGTGGCCATCATCATGGACGGCAACGGGCGCTGGGCGCAAGCGCAAGGGTTGCCCCGCATCGAAGGGCACCGCCGCGGCGTGGCCAGCGTGCGCCGCACGACCGAAGAATGCGCTCGACTCGGGATCGAGCAACTCACCTTGTATTGCCTGTCGAGCGAAAACTGGAAGCGGCCGCAGCCAGAACTCGACTTCCTCATGCACCTGCTCGAACAGTACATGATCGAAGAACGATCCGTGCTGCTCGACGAGAACATTCGCCTCGCGGTGATTGGCCGCCGCGAAGGCATCCCCGCCGAAGTCCTTGCCGAAATCGACAAGACCATCGAAATGACCGCCGCTAACAGCGGCCTGCGGCTGTGCCTGGCCATCAACTACGGCGCGCGCGGCGAAATTGTCGATGCGGTTCGCCAAATCGCCAGCCAGGTGCAGTCTGGTCAACTGTCGCCGTCCGCCATCGACGAAACGACAATCGCCGATCATCTCTACACGGCCGGCATGCCCGACCCCGATCTGCTCGTCCGTACCGCCGGCGAAATGCGAATCAGCAACTACTTGCTATGGCAGATCAGCTACGCCGAGATTTGGGTCACGTCCAAATTCTGGCCAGAGTTCGACGAACGGGCGCTGCATCAGGCGATTCGCGATTTTGCCGACCGCGACCGCCGCTTTGGAGGGCTCAACGAATGA
- the ybeY gene encoding rRNA maturation RNase YbeY, translating into MITIAVADEQDRLDVDANRLRRAVRAIVRDAGLADAEISIALVDDPTIHQLNRRHLRHDYPTDVLSFLLSDEGASLEGEIIASADTACRMAPSIGWPAADELLLYVIHGALHLVGHDDRDAQSAAAMRDAERRFLSRMRVSLPAVCDNEKVHQSTASRSRRRGQREAAR; encoded by the coding sequence GTGATCACGATCGCCGTGGCGGACGAACAAGACCGCCTGGATGTCGATGCCAACCGACTGCGCCGCGCGGTGCGGGCAATTGTGCGCGACGCCGGACTCGCCGACGCTGAGATCAGTATTGCCTTGGTCGACGATCCCACCATCCACCAGCTTAACCGCCGGCATTTGCGGCACGACTATCCCACCGATGTGCTCAGTTTTCTCCTTTCCGATGAAGGCGCTTCGCTAGAAGGCGAAATCATCGCCAGCGCCGACACCGCCTGCCGCATGGCGCCCTCGATCGGCTGGCCGGCTGCCGACGAACTGTTGCTCTATGTTATTCATGGCGCACTGCATCTGGTGGGCCACGATGACCGAGACGCTCAGTCGGCGGCGGCGATGCGCGACGCGGAGCGGCGTTTTCTCAGCCGTATGCGAGTGTCATTGCCGGCAGTTTGCGACAACGAAAAGGTCCACCAATCCACGGCCTCTCGTTCTCGCCGGCGCGGCCAGCGGGAGGCGGCCCGATGA
- a CDS encoding HDIG domain-containing protein, whose product MERLASQLSQPSSLMRMGLCLIAAIAIVGLIQGWAPPFWHRVNYTPPYDILSRVAFQDPGVHEAAAPTNFREGQLLAKAGVPLSLDDVRILRLEYDARIATLSATQQVTRALAALFLTLAIFALIGFYIVYRHPKMLRSRNRFAAILLMVVATVGLTRWLSQDPWQAEVIPPLLFALTVGIAYSNELALLLTAGICIITVLGGGHELDDLIVLMGTISTGLLFHGRIRSRSKLIKIGVLAGGAAALLTLGVGALNDQPLATPLFTVAARNGVWAIATGFLITGLLPFVEKRFGVLTDISLLEIGDVSHPLLQELVRRAPGTYNHSINVASLAEHAAEAIGANGLLVRVGAYFHDIGKMFKPGYFVENQQDQENRHDNLVPAMSTLIIIAHVKDGADLARQHHLPEPIIDFIEQHHGTTLVEYFYQRASQRSEANGEEVAESSYRYPGPKPQTKEAGVLMLADASEGACRVLVEPTPARIRDLVHEIVLKKLHDGQFDECGLNLRELRTIEDSLVKTLTAVYHGRVKYPNQRTA is encoded by the coding sequence ATGGAACGACTGGCCAGCCAATTAAGCCAGCCCTCTTCGCTCATGCGCATGGGGCTGTGCCTGATCGCGGCAATTGCCATTGTGGGGCTGATCCAAGGCTGGGCGCCTCCTTTTTGGCATCGCGTAAACTACACCCCTCCCTACGACATCCTGTCGCGCGTCGCGTTTCAAGATCCGGGCGTCCACGAGGCTGCCGCCCCCACCAACTTTCGCGAAGGCCAGTTGCTGGCGAAGGCCGGCGTGCCGCTATCGCTCGACGACGTGCGCATCTTGCGGTTGGAATACGACGCCCGCATTGCCACTCTTTCCGCCACTCAGCAAGTCACCCGCGCGCTGGCGGCACTCTTTTTGACGCTGGCGATCTTCGCGCTGATCGGTTTCTACATTGTCTACCGCCATCCCAAGATGCTGCGTAGCCGCAACCGCTTTGCCGCCATCCTGCTGATGGTGGTGGCCACGGTCGGCCTTACGCGCTGGCTCTCGCAAGATCCATGGCAGGCCGAGGTGATTCCGCCTTTGCTTTTTGCCCTCACTGTCGGCATCGCCTATTCCAACGAGCTGGCGCTCTTGCTCACCGCCGGCATCTGCATCATCACCGTGTTGGGCGGCGGCCACGAACTCGACGACCTGATCGTACTCATGGGCACGATCTCTACCGGTCTGTTGTTTCACGGCCGCATTCGCAGCCGTAGCAAGTTGATCAAGATCGGCGTGCTGGCCGGCGGCGCCGCGGCGCTGTTGACGCTTGGCGTTGGCGCCCTCAACGACCAACCACTGGCCACGCCGCTGTTTACCGTCGCGGCGCGAAATGGCGTCTGGGCCATCGCCACCGGCTTTCTCATTACCGGCCTGTTGCCGTTCGTCGAAAAACGCTTTGGAGTGCTCACCGACATCAGTCTGCTAGAGATTGGCGACGTCAGCCATCCCCTCTTGCAAGAACTCGTCCGCCGCGCTCCAGGCACCTACAACCACTCCATCAACGTGGCCTCGCTGGCCGAACACGCCGCCGAGGCCATTGGCGCTAATGGATTGCTGGTGCGAGTCGGCGCCTACTTTCACGACATCGGCAAGATGTTCAAGCCCGGCTACTTCGTCGAAAATCAGCAAGACCAGGAGAATCGCCACGATAATCTCGTCCCCGCGATGAGCACGCTCATCATCATCGCGCATGTCAAAGACGGCGCCGATCTGGCCCGTCAGCACCATTTGCCAGAGCCAATCATCGATTTCATCGAACAGCATCACGGCACCACCCTCGTCGAGTACTTCTACCAACGCGCCAGCCAGCGCTCCGAGGCCAACGGCGAGGAAGTCGCCGAAAGCTCCTACCGCTATCCCGGCCCCAAGCCGCAAACCAAGGAGGCTGGCGTGTTAATGCTGGCCGATGCCTCCGAGGGCGCCTGCCGCGTGCTGGTCGAGCCAACTCCCGCGCGCATTCGCGATCTGGTCCACGAAATTGTGCTCAAGAAGCTGCATGATGGCCAATTCGACGAATGCGGCCTGAACCTCCGCGAGTTGCGCACCATCGAAGACAGCCTCGTCAAGACGCTCACCGCGGTCTATCACGGTCGCGTCAAGTATCCCAATCAACGCACGGCGTGA